CAATCAGCCAGAAGACCATTGTTAATGCAATGCAGTTCTGCAAAGAGAACCGTACTTACCGGGTGAAGGGTGATTACACCAAGCATCAGGCAATGGGAGAAGACGGTCCGTTTCAAGTGAAGCCTATTCCAATCGGACAGGACGAGAAGGGGCAGCCTATCCATGATAAGAAGCAATTCTTCTTGTATGCCAATCCGAATGAATGGACGAAGGTCGAACAAGCTCCGGCCGATCCTTCACAGCCAGAAGCACCTGAGCAACCAGTTAGTGATGATCGCAGCAAGGAGAGTATTGACGCAGCAATGCGTATCCTTCAGATGACGGTTGAGATCGAGGCAGGCTCTTCCCTTCCAACATCTCCAATGGCGAGGAAAGAAGAGGCGGCCGAGTTATTTAAGATGGGTGCCATAGATCAACAGGCACTGCTTGATGCTTATGATTATCCGCATGCTGACGAGATTACCCAGCGTATGCAGCAGGCAGCTCAGGCACAGCAGCAAGCAGAAGCGCAGGCCAAGCAGGCTGAGATTCAACAGCAAATGGAACTGAAAAAGATGGAGCTCGAGTTTAAGGCTCAAGAGCAGTCGATGAATCACCAACATCAAACTAATGTTACTCAGATGAACAACGATGCTAAGGCGCAGCAAGCAACGACTAATGGCCAACCACAACAGCAGCAGCAGCCAGACATTGCAGGGGGCCTTGATAGGATCCGGGACGTTGATCCACGCCTGGCTAATCTAAGTGATGAGGAACTAATGGCGTTATTATCGCAGATGACTGCGTAAAAATAAGGAGGAACAAAGATGAATTTCGGACAAGCGGTTGAAGCTTTGAAAGATGGCAAGAAGGTAGCCCGTATTGGTTGGAACGGTAAAGGAATGTTTTTATACTATGTGCCTGCAAACAGTTATCCTGCACAGACACAGGTAGCTAAAGAGACTTTTGGAGATACGGTTTCATACAATCCTTATTTTGCAATTAAAAATGTAAATGGCACAGTAAGCACATGGGTTCCATCCATAAACGATTGCTTGGCTGAAGATTGGGAGGTAGTCTAATGACACCAACAGTAGGTAGAATCGTTTATTACAAAAGTTTTGGAACACCGGGCGGAGAGCATCCGAGCGTTGATCGCGCTGCTATCGTTACACAAGTGCATAATGCTACTTGCATTGATCTTTGCGTAATTAATCCAACAGGATTCTTTTTCAATCAAAAAGTAATTCAGGGTCCTAATGCTGGACAGTGGGACTGGATGCCATATCAAAAAGGACAGACAGCTAAGTCAGAGGAACTCGAACAAAAGCTTTTCGATCAGGCTTCTAAAATTCAAAATTAGATGACCATCTGTTTAGGCGGAATAGGATAGCTACCGAAAGCAAGGACTCCGCTTGTTTTCCGCCTATATTTAGGAGAATTAAGCACAGGGAGAGTGTTGAAATGAGCATGATCAGAATCGCTTATCATAATCAATTCGAAAATATAAGGAATTTAGAGCCTGTTGTTGATACCTTCACTATCAAACCAAAGCCTCATCAAGAGCGGAAGTTTAAGAGAATTATGAAGCGACTGCGTCAATTAGCAGAGGTGACGAAATACGACCGTTGGAAAGAAGAGCGAGTCGTTAAACAAGTTCAGATAGACCTAACAAAGATTGAGCGCATGCTTTTTGATCACATTACTAGCATCGAGATCTTATATCATCGCCGTTGTCGAATGATTGTTGTTGGTTACAAGCAAATGCAAATGCTTGACCATGAGCTTCGAAATTATATGTCGTTTACATTTCCATTGGAT
Above is a genomic segment from Paenibacillus sp. HWE-109 containing:
- a CDS encoding DUF2829 domain-containing protein, with the protein product MNFGQAVEALKDGKKVARIGWNGKGMFLYYVPANSYPAQTQVAKETFGDTVSYNPYFAIKNVNGTVSTWVPSINDCLAEDWEVV